A single region of the Gasterosteus aculeatus chromosome 1, fGasAcu3.hap1.1, whole genome shotgun sequence genome encodes:
- the rp1l1a gene encoding uncharacterized protein rp1l1a, translating into MHLVHAEMWDPRPPCKHASPLTPRTPSSRLTTASPAKRITFYKSGDSQFGGVRMAVHKRSFKCFDALLDDLSQKVPLPFGVRTVTTPRGTHAVKHLEQLQDGGCYLCSDRRQTKPVNMELAGKRPSGWYHHGRGPQRPESSSATPPGHSSHRQRRILLVKNSEPGVRRSLVLNRRSTRSLRAFLDEASEVMQFHIRKLYTAEGRRIDSVQSLTTCPGVLVCVGREAFSPVLVNFIRKSSEEKLPGLGPRTPGNGARSPAAQGLRSPPHGAQSSEFSEGPESKKNVNFGLETKKSIIHPRSDSSNRSARFSLSSEKSYGHGVNAYSHGRPAIMNDDIEKRVLVNKDGSLSVEMRVRFRLQSDETLQWSTQVKKSPSVTNECCPTSQAEADYLQQGQSESCSDPDCASFHPEGVDYSNQPPQRVLEGNICHCCYQRPKQQYDLWENPAHSHRKAPVPPPHASSRTHTVRRHTHSSSSSSSCNSRRVVRCRARVSSCTGGPEQSQLVQEEMFVTEHVESRVEQDEETHVEVCRVSRCCSRTEVVADLRPLSRKSVEDEVMMEEEGERSPSVISCSSHILQSLKGDQDDDLPASASQCCHGNKPSPSPTRQGDEPTSNVSVGSVHSKEQKGCDEETGSRAVSAASFCHCGAADEHSTADAAENDRAPSSMSKTSRASCRSSTAAITEDKRAADEEEEEGNRVVSSLSGHTALSLQSRASSVCPNCGGCKPNSDADSRASQKSHHSKQASPKPSKPLPGQTDTSNGSDNDDDDGSEGSAGSTQSNKSNLTQNGRCSATPSGLTGSARGATSRTSNPEGAGAEEVRTPSASSPTSQRSNRSHKSVCEDGGAAEREGRSPSAVSAVSNKSTKSHKSHSSATAGIEPREEAKGDNTVERTQSSLSAKSGASAKSSASAKIRTKVASPINIAAVEEDDKRTHSALSDKPGRQERPDSVLSAKSAKSNALATIGASQSAACSHCAREVSPADEPEATGHDEEIEAEERAVSAMSAKSNMSVKSNKSHKFTKAPERPLSPRCGTGADGEGRAASQVSGRSVNGRSSLMVEDGQQRSESVISAKSASSAKSRRTNSSAKDEAKTESRTPSAISGKSHISAKSSKSQKSNPTTASPNLNDASIPSAEMNGDTQGNENGRVASVLSVKSEASARSRTSHKSERNLKPSTPIANVTIKTPDGVDEEGNEETERPQSAASVKSTVSTSSRKSQHKAPAETGDENFVEEDLPSKSQGREPSPRSACSSPTRSPKAASPVQHLLPGETRGPSALSVPSTVSAKSCKLKCNCGAASAKDERQREKKKSNEELDNEEASDRAPSILSSSTRRSRRESGGTEQTLSRNSSGSVSLGLPEDQDTADSDSGKSSVSFHTNVERKSKVMTATPLVPKSTEQSSLKEEREETPHNHRAVDIPTIETPGGSQHKGKEDGEQITERGASAFSAKSSRSNKSSCNCGVKAPTEAGNYLETASVKSGSSSSNAGAIDDRRSLARAKVRSKSPSSASAKNASVRSKGDDSGKGHKAKSSASVRTSSSQKKEIKSLSPVHSNRIGGSKVETHTESTLSHSLSAADMLKETMAAVRPHSQQSKASKTSGKSVVRKGARSRNEADQEDRELSPACLPNASPNEVVSEWLRSIPANSSMLSLGDEPNEEDAEENPKEGEGEEMKEAPVEVEEQGKEEAEEGEEKEEEVGCGGAEEKQSSGVAPHDSVSSRPKTLLLNDDALPRSSRSSAAVMKILLRSSLSRCQSMPEVSPVYGRKLSSSARCLLDCLAQLQVIDPSLSPGFDPKKDQKYEDFMVILQSLWLTEPRNTETEAAKVPGTEQVSPPRSSSGLGMSLGSGGSGKEKENGNPQSKTNEAEKVIEGGTPDVTEGPAEEQSSLPPGLDGAKAAESPSSSDKSSANGCCKSPTDNERETPDDTSSTAPSTILRAPMSKRKSHDPDPEWVLKLLKKLEKQFMDHYVNAMAEFKVRWDLDDNLVLDAMIGELKDEVSRRIQSSVESEVRKIQSRAGRGGRLPRPPQRGNLSKESTMTENRRRILKVIKNQSRKTAESLSDGETTGDCSDQRSEDEYCPCDACVLKKMAARPVRENPLAAEAPVMMEFDLRKILQLKKTPAPAAVSVQPTEGGGDGKVSVEEGRSLEVLQEVEEEDEEDVTKEDIKACVVLEETIPEEEEEMGEEEDKAVEEVEAEREESSAGEEQEEEGGEEAGEEETSENGEEEEAECKCQSARNKEEEEETAEGEDAEETSGNTGEAETGDEGEDEGEEPEEGETGTGEEESDMDTVKEAAAGEDVGEEEAERDECEVSDFKEDTEETSGRDSLGEEASGETEEDNAAKREESTLVEEFGEGNVSSSAGDEEEGDDGVGEGESDGDKTRGESEEHGGEASEEERTSLQGRAPSATEGEEADGEDSDGKRPSNASVEEGEGRESTIKGDGSALLHQYTRTSVESQPGSLEDVDAEARRPAVDSMAVPKATGGGSGQRRSRSPGRVQRRKPKEADGEQEDF; encoded by the exons GAGCCGGGCGTGAGGAGGAGCCTGGTGCTCAACAGGAGGTCCACCAGGAGCCTGAGGGCCTTTCTCGACGAGGCATCAGAGGTGATGCAGTTTCACATTCGCAAGCTCTACACTGCCGAGGGACGCAGG ATTGACAGCGTGCAAAGCCTCACGACCTGTcctggtgtgttggtgtgtgtcggCCGGGAAGCCTTCAGCCCGGTGCTGGTGAACTTCATCAGGAAGAGCTCAGAGGAAAAACTGCCCGGTCTCGGCCCCAGGACTCCAGGTAACGGGGCCAGATCTCCTGCTGCTCAGGGATTGAGATCTCCACCTCACGGAGCTCAGTCCAGCGAGTTCAGCGAAGGGCCGGAGAGCAAGAAGAATG TAAACTTTGGTCTGGAAACCAAAAAAAGCATCATCCATCCTCGCTCCGATTCCTCCAACCGCTCAGCCCGTTTCTCCTTGTCTTCGGAGAAGTCGTACGGCCATGGGGTCAACGCCTACTCCCACGGCAGACCGGCCATTATGAACGACGACATTGAAAAGCGGGTCCTGGTCAATAAAGACGGAAGCCTCTCAGTGGAGATGAGGGTACGTTTTCGCCTACAAAGTGACGAGACCCTCCAGTGGTCCACGCAGGTAAAAAAATCACCATCAGTGACCAATGAATGTTGCCCAACAAGCCAAGCGGAGGCCGATTACCTGCAGCAGGGCCAATCAGAAAGCTGCTCGGACCCCGATTGTGCATCCTTCCACCCTGAAGGCGTGGACTATTCCAACCAACCTCCGCAACGAGTGTTGGAGGGGAACATCTGCCACTGCTGTTACCAGAGGCCTAAACAGCAGTATGACCTGTGGGAAAACCCGGCGCATAGCCACAGGAAGGCCCCTGTCCCTCCCCCGCACGCCTCCAGCCGCACCCACACCGTGAGGAGACACACGCACTCGTCCAGCTCTTCCTCGTCGTGCAACTCCAGGAGGGTGGTGCGCTGTCGGGCACGGGTCTCCAGCTGCACGGGAGGTCCGGAGCAGAGCCAACtggtgcaggaggagatgtTCGTGACGGAGCACGTGGAGAGCAGAGTGGAGCAGGATGAAGAAACCCACGTCGAGGTCTGCAGGGTGAGCCGATGCTGCAGCAGAACTGAAGTGGTCGCCGACTTACGACCGCTGAGCAGGAAGTCGGTGGAGGATGAGGTAatgatggaggaagagggggagcgtTCACCGTCTGTCATCAGCTGCTCCTCGCACATCCTCCAATCGCTGAAAGGAGACCAGGATGACGACCTGCCAGCCAGCGCTTCACAGTGCTGCCACGGCAACAAACCATCTCCGTCTCCGACTCGCCAGGGTGACGAACCAACCAGCAACGTCTCGGTAGGTTCCGTCCACTCTAAAGAACAAAAGGGTTGCGATGAGGAGACAGGAAGCCGAGCCGTATCTGCAGCCTCTTTCTGTCACTGCGGAGCAGCTGACGAGCATTCAACAGCCGACGCGGCGGAGAATGATCGAGCTCCAAGCTCCATGTCCAAAACGAGCAGAGCCTCTTGCAGGTCCAGCACAGCCGCGATCACAGAGGACAAAAGGGCcgcagatgaggaggaggaagagggaaacCGGGTGGTCAGTAGCTTGTCTGGTCACACAGCACTTTCTCTGCAGTCAAGGGCATCCAGTGTATGTCCTAATTGTGGCGGCTGCAAACCCAACTCTGATGCTGACAGTAGGGCATCACAGAAGTCCCATCATTCCAAGCAAGCTTCTCCAAAGCCCTCAAAACCGCTCCCCGGCCAAACAGATACAAGTAATGGCAgcgacaatgatgatgatgatggctcCGAAGGTTCAGCTGGGTCAACGCAATCCAACAAGAGCAACCTCACCCAGAACGGGCGCTGCTCTGCGACACCAAGCGGCCTGACGGGCAGCGCACGCGGTGCCACTTCCAGAACGTCCAATCcggaaggagcaggagcagaggaAGTGAGGACTCCCAGTGCTTCCTCACCCACAAGTCAAAGGTCCAATAGGTCGCACAAGTCTGTCTGTGAAGACGGTGGTGCTGCGGAGCGAGAGGGGAGAAGCCCCAGTGCCGTGTCAGCTGTTTCCAACAAGTCCACCAAGTCTCACAAGTCGCACAGCAGCGCAACAGCTGGCATAGAGCCAAGAGAGGAAGCAAAGGGAGATAACACTGTGGAGAGAACGCAGAGCTCCTTGTCAGCCAAATCTGGTGCTTCGGCAAAGAGCAGTGCTTCAGCCAAGATAAGAACAAAGGTCGCCTCCCCAATCAACATTGCAGCTGTGGAGGAGGATGACAAAAGAACTCATAGTGCCCTTTCTGATAAGCCGGGGCGCCAGGAAAGACCCGACAGCGTCCTATCCGCTAAGTCAGCTAAGTCAAATGCGTTGGCAACCATCGGGGCGTCTCAGAGCGCCGCTTGCAGTCACTGTGCGAGAGAAGTTTCTCCAGCTGATGAACCTGAAGCAACTGGACATGACGAAGAAATTGAGGCGGAGGAGCGAGCAGTGAGCGCCATGTCAGCCAAATCAAATATGTCTGTGAAGTCCAATAAATCTCATAAGTTCACGAAAGCTCCAGAAAGACCACTTTCTCCCAGGTGTGGAACCGGAGCTGACGGAGAAGGAAGGGCAGCGAGTCAAGTGTCTGGCAGATCGGTCAATGGCCGGTCTTCTCTGATGGTAGAAGATGGGCAGCAGAGGTCTGAAAGTGTAATATCTGCTAAATCAGCCTCCTCAGCGAAGTCCCGCCGCACAAATTCTTCAGCCAAAGACGAGGCAAAGACAGAGAGCAGAACCCCTAGCGCCATATCGGGGAAATCccacatctctgcaaagtcctccAAGTCACAGAAGTCCAACCCAACCACAGCATCTCCAAATCTAAATGATGCTAGTATTCCTTCTGCTGAGATGAATGGAGATACACAGGGAAATGAAAATGGCCGGGTGGCCAGCGTCCTCTCTGTGAAGTCGGAAGCATCAGCGAGGTCCCGTACTTCTCACAAGTCTGAAAGGAATCTGAAACCGTCGACACCAATTGCGAATGTCACCATTAAAACTCCTGATGGGGTTGATGAGGAAGGAAATGAGGAAACAGAGAGGCCACAGAGTGCTGCATCTGTTAAATCTACCGTTTCGACTTCATCGCGTAAGTCCCAGCACAAGGCACCTGCTGAAACAGGAGATGAAAATTTTGTGGAAGAAGACCTACCTAGTAAGTCTCAGGGCCGAGAGCCCTCACCCAGGAGTGCATGTTCCTCACCGACCCGCTCACCTAAAGCTGCATCTCCagtgcaacacctgttgcctggaGAGACGAGAGGTCCCAGTGCCTTGTCAGTTCCCTCCACCGTTTCTGCAAAGTCTTGCAAATTGAAATGCAACTGTGGAGCAGCTTCAGCAAAAGATGAaaggcagagggagaaaaagaaatctaACGAGGAACTGGACAACGAGGAGGCTTCAGATCGGGCTCCCAGCATCCTGTCGTCCTCGACCAGGAGATCGAGGAGAGAATCGGGAGGCACCGAGCAGACACTGAGTCGAAACTCTTCAGGGTCAGTCTCTCTCGGGTTGCCAGAAGACCAAGACACTGCTGACTCAGACAGTGGGAAGTCCAgtgtttcttttcacacaaacGTTGAGAGGAAGAGCAAAGTGATGACAGCTACTCCTCTCGTCCCCAAAAGCACTGAGCAATCTTCTTtgaaggaggaaagggaggaaacccCCCACAATCACCGAGCAGTCGATATCCCGACGATTGAAACACCAGGAGGGAGtcagcacaaaggcaaagaggATGGCGAGCAAATAACAGAAAGAGGAGCAAGTGCGTTTTCAGCCAAAAGCAGCAGGTCTAACAAGTCTTCATGTAACTGTGGAGTCAAAGCACCAACCGAAGCAGGAAATTATCTAGAAACCGCAAGTGTGAAGTCTGGTTCATCGTCCAGCAATGCAGGTGCGATTGACGACAGGAGGTCATTGGCGCGCGCTAAAGTTCGGAGCAAATCTCCATCAAGTGCCAGTGCTAAAAATGCATCGGTGAGGAGCAAAGGAGATGATTCAGGAAAAGGTCACAAGGCCAAATCCAGTGCCAGTGTCAGAACATCCAGTtctcaaaagaaagaaatcaaatcCTTGAGCCCTGTCCACAGCAACAGAATCGGCGGCAGCAAAGTGGAGACACACACCGAGAGCACCCTGTCTCACTCGCTGTCCGCCGCCGACATGCTGAAGGAAACCATGGCCGCCGTACGGCCGCACAGCCAGCAGTCGAAGGCCAGTAAAACCAGCGGGAAGTCTGTGGTTAGAAAGGGGGCGAGGAGCAGAAACGAGGCGGATCAGGAGGATCGGGAGCTGTCGCCCGCCTGCCTGCCCAACGCCTCCCCGAACGAGGTGGTCAGCGAATGGCTGCGCAGCATTCCGGCCAACAGCAGCATGCTGTCGCTTGGCGACGAGCCGAACGAAGAGGATGCAGAAGAGAACCCtaaagagggggaaggagaggagatgaaggaggctCCCGTTGAGGTTGAGGAGCAGGGGAAAGAGGAGGccgaagagggggaggagaaagaggaagaagttGGATGCGGTGGCGCCGAGGAGAAGCAAAGCTCAGGTGTGGCTCCGCATGATTCAGTGTCATCACGCCCCAAAACCCTGCTGCTGAACGACGACGCTCTGCCAAGGAGCTCGCGTTCCTCGGCCGCAGTGATGAAAATTCTCCTGAGGTCCTCTCTGAGTCGATGTCAGAGCATGCCGGAG GTGTCTCCGGTTTATGGGCGTAAACTGAGCTCGTCAGCCAGATGTCTCTTGGACTGTTTGGCTCAGCTCCAAGTCATTGACCCGTCATTGAGCCCTGGCTTTGACCCAAAGAAGGACCAGAAATACGAGGATTTCATGGTCATCCTTCAGTCCCTGTGGCTAACCGAACCCAGGAACACCGAGACGGAGGCGGCCAAAGTCCccggcacagagcaggtgtcTCCGCCCAGGTCTTCGTCCGGGTTGGGCATGAGCCTTGGCTCTGGCGGGtcggggaaggagaaggagaatggAAACccacaaagcaaaacaaacgAGGCGGAGAAGGTTATCGAAGGGGGGACACCAGACGTGACAGAGGGGCCGGCGGAAGAACAAAGCTCACTCCCTCCGGGTCTGGACGGCGCCAAAGCCGCAGAGAGTCCATCGTCGTCGGATAAGAGCTCCGCCAACGGTTGCTGCAAATCCCCCACTGACAACGAGCGGGAGACGCCGGACGACACCAGCTCGACCGCGCCCTCCACCATCCTGCGGGCGCCCATGTCAAAGAGAAAATCCCACGACCCCGACCCGGAGTGGGTCCTGAAACTCCTGAAGAAGCTGGAGAAGCAGTTCATGGACCACTACGTCAACGCCATGGCGGAGTTCAAAGTCCGCTGGGACCTGGACGACAACCTGGTCCTGGACGCAATGATCGGCGAGCTGAAGGACGAGGTGAGCCGACGCATCCAGAGCAGCGTCGAGTCCGAGGTGAGGAAGATTCAGAGTCGCGCCggcaggggggggaggttgCCCCGGCCGCCACAGAGAGGGAACCTCTCCAAGGAGTCTACCATGACGGAGAACAGGCGTCGGATATTGAAG GTCATAAAGAACCAGTCACGAAAAACCGCCGAGTCTCTGAGCGACGGCGAGACGACGGGCGACTGCAGCGACCAGCGGAGCGAGGACGAGTACTGCCCCTGCGACGCTTGTGTCCTCAAGAAAATGGCCGCCCGGCCGGTCAGGGAGAACCCGCTGGCGGCCGAAGCACCAGTGATGATGGAGTTTGACCTCCGTAAGATACTGCAGCTGAAGAAAACCCCTGCGCCCGcagctgtgtctgtgcaacCCACTGAGGGGGGAGGTGACGGCAAGGTGTCagtagaggaggggaggagcttAGAGGTACTgcaggaggtagaggaggaggacgaggaggatgtAACTAAAGAGGATATCAAAGCTTGTGTTGTTTTAGAGGAGACGAtcccggaggaagaggaggaaatgggGGAAGAAGAGGACAAGGCTGTCGAGGAGGTAGAAGCTGAAAGGGAGGAAAGTAGTGCaggtgaggagcaggaagaagaaggtggtgaggaggcaggagaggaggagacatcAGAAaatggtgaggaagaggaggcggaatGCAAGTGCCAGTCTGCGAGaaataaagaggaagaggaggaaacagcCGAAGGAGAAGATGCCGAGGAGACTAGCGGCAACACAGGTGAGGCTGAGACAGGTGAtgagggggaggatgagggggaggagccggaggagggggagaccgGAACAGGGGAAGAGGAGAGTGACATGGACACGGTAAAAGAGGCAGCAGCCGGGGAAGAcgtcggggaggaggaggctgagagGGACGAGTGTGAGGTGTCTGATTTTaaggaggacacagaggagacgTCAGGCAGGGACAGCTTAGGGGAGGAGGCGTCTGGCGAAACGGAGGAAGACAATGCTGCAAAGAGAGAAGAGTCCACActggtggaggagtttggggAGGGAAACGTCAGCTCCTCGgcaggagatgaagaggagggcgaTGATGGGGTCGGAGAGGGGGAGTCCGATGGAGACAAAACGAGGGGAGAGAGTGAAGAACACGGAGGAGAAGCATCTGAGGAGGAAAGAACCTCATTACAG GGCCGGGCCCCGTCTGCGaccgagggagaggaggccgaCGGCGAGGACTCCGACGGGAAACGCCCGAGCAACGCCAGCGTCGAAGAAGGAGAAGGCCGAGAGTCGACCATTAAGGGGGACGGCAGCGCTCTCCTCCATCAGTACACCAGGACCTCTGTGGAGTCCCAGCCCGGCTCCCTGGAGGACGTCGACGCAGAGGCGCGCCGTCCCGCCGTGGACTCCATGGCGGTGCCCAAAGCCACCGGCGGGGGGTCGGGTCAGAGGAGGAGCCGCTCACCGGGCAGGGTCCAACGCCGCAAACCCAAAGAGGCCGACGGCGAACAGGAGGACTTCTAA
- the gckr gene encoding glucokinase regulatory protein, producing MEQPARMHEWESPDYEPSLPVSEKSNPLTRDMDRASAKCIVRMLQACDAQMFQDGTGTTYQRLLSEPVLETLTEAAKKVEHILKSVTDSLIVLSGCGTSGRLAFLMASAFNRALRELDHGLVYSYIIAGGDRALLSSQEAPEDDAELGVLSLQRACEGQKSVLFIGISCGLSAPFVAGQLDFCLQHPEVYTPVLVGFNPTHQARDERIPGCSFTFRSVVQRMQELAKRGGAFVVNPAVGPEAISGSSRMKGGSATKILLEAVLSAAHAAAFADTPITPMGIREDMSVHEKTLEITYAQAEGIGALLEAAGQSLRRGGRLCYLGWGSLGTLGLVDASECVPTFGAGCEDVRGFISGGYRALNNNEGPLGPDFSIAHQDFLHQVLPSLTDRDVVLLLYTHADRVGEVAELARAAREKTSNVHAVYHRVDGDTAAAVQQDEINRLCLSSLKFTWPSPASGISPHRQWELSTKLVLNAVSTGAHVLKGKIYQNYMVDVQVTNSKLYRRATRLLQKLSGCPESRCEEALLKAVYRVDELTADITSSDIIEHAQAARSATKAVPLALVCLLSDCSLLEAGTRLEREPIVREALEACLS from the exons ATGGAGCAACCGGCGAGGATGCATGAGTGGGAG TCCCCAGATTACGAGCCGTCACTTCCCGTTTCAGAGAAGTCCAACCCCCTGACACGGGACATGGACCGGGCTTCGGCCAAGTGCATTGTGAGGATGCTGCAGGCCTGCGACGCCCAGATGTTTCAGGACGGGACGGGAACCACCTACCAG AGGCTTTTGAGTGAACCCGTGCTGGAAACATTGACGGAGGCTGCTAAGAAAGTGGAGCACATCCTCAAG TCAGTCACAGACAGTCTCATTGTGCTGAGTGGTTGTGGGACGTCTGGTCGACTGGCGTTCCTCATGGCG tcCGCTTTTAACAGAGCGCTGAGGGAGCTCGACCACGGTTTGGTTTATTCCTACATTATTGCAGGAGGAGACAG AGCGCTGCTATCCTCCCAAGAGGCTCCTGAAGATGACGCTGAACTGGGCGTGCTCAGTTTGCAGAGG gcaTGTGAGGGACAGAAGAGTGTCTTGTTCATCGGTATTTCCTGCGGGTTATCT GCCCCATTTGTTGCAGGTCAGCTGGACTTCTGCCTGCAGCACCCTGAAGTCTACACCCCTGTACTGGTTGGCTTCAATCCTACACATCAGGCCAG GGACGAGCGCATTCCAGGCTGCTCGTTCACCTTTCGCAGCGTGGTCCAAAGGATGCAGGAGCTCGCCAAGCGGGGGGGGGCCTTCGTCGTCAACCCAGCGGTCGGG ccAGAAGCCATCAGCGGCTCGTCCAGGATGAAGGGGGGCAGCGCCACTAAGATTCTCCTGGAGGCCGTGCTGTCTGCTGCCCACGCCGCCGCCTTCGCGGACACACCCATCACTCCCAT GGGCATCCGAGAGGACATGAGTGTACACGAGAAAACTCTGGAGATCACTTATGCTCAAGCAGAGGGGATCGGCGCTCTGCTGGAGGCAGCCGGTCAAAG CTTGCGGCGGGGCGGGCGTCTGTGTTACCTGGGCTGGGGGTCCTTGGGGACGCTGGGCCTGGTGGATGCCAGCGAGTGTGTGCCCACGTTCggagcag gctgCGAAGATGTTCGGGGCTTCATCAGTGGAGGATACAGAGCGCTGAACAACAATGAAGGTCCACTG GGTCCCGACTTCAGTATAGCCCACCAGGATTTCTTGCATCAGGTCCTGCCCTCTCTCACTGACCGAGACGTAGTCCTGCTTCTCTACACACACGCAGACCGTGTCGGGGAAGTGGCCGAGCTGGCACGCGCGGCGAGGGAAAAGACGTCCAACGTCCACGCCGTTTACCACCGGGTCGACGGAGACACGGCAGCCGCTGTCCAACAA GATGAAATCAACAGGCTGTGTTTATCTTCACTGAAATTCACTTGGCCGTCGCCTGCTTCAGGCATCTCACCACACAGG CAGTGGGAGCTGTCCACGAAGCTGGTGCTGAACGCAGTGAGCACCGGCGCTCACGTCTTGAAGGGGAAGATCTACCAGAACTACATGGTGGACGTGCAGGTCACCAACAGCAAACTCTACCGCAGAGCCACGCGTTTACTCCAG AAGCTCTCCGGTTGTCCGGAGTCCCGGTGTGAGGAGGCCCTCCTAAAGGCCGTCTACCGGGTGGATGAGCTGACGGCGGACATCACGTCCTCCGACATCATCGAGCACGCCCAAGCCGCCAGGAGCGCCACCAAG GCGGTCCCTCTGGCTTTGGTCTGTTTGCTGAGCGATTGCTCTCTCCTGGAGGCGGGGACTCGTCTGGAGCGAGAGCCAATCGTGAGGGAGGCGTTGGAGGCGTGCCTGTCATAA
- the LOC120820198 gene encoding XK-related protein 6 has product MAAQSDGGKAPGGVGYGGGGFAQLYDVDGEEPLDSAAIHICQCCRTSACYWGCRSACLGSLLGGGQPLGGVGIRETHCPPREQLWLDCLWIILALIVFFWDVGTDLCLANEYYRRQDYLWFGLTLFFVLVPSVLVQILSFRWFVQDYTGGGLGEVEGLTKRGAVALGCLYPGRDRLQLATIWLWQATIHILQLGQVWRYIRTLYLGIMSRRQKEHQRRWYWAMMFEYADVNMLRLLETFLESAPQLVLQLCIMIQENRAETLQCISSLGSLLSLAWVLASYHKLLRDSRDDQRSMSYRGALLHLFWRLFTISSRVLSLALFASLFHIYFGIFVVVHWCAMAFWVVHGGTDFCMSKWEEVLFNMVVGIVYIFCWFNVKEGRTRHRMVVYYIVVLAENTILTGLWYTYRDPALTDSYAVPALCGVYLTFAGGVLVMLLYYGFLHPASAHLQPSPASSCCAQLLWGLPLPPSAPPTAPPTPAHMSKSQTDEDVAETCLPVFQVRSAPITSKPEGPLIKIDMPRKRYPAWDAHYVDRRLRRTINILQYITPAAVGIRYRDGPLLYELLQYESSF; this is encoded by the exons ATGGCCGCGCAGTCGGACGGCGGCAAGGCGCCCGGGGGGGTCGggtacggcggcggcgggttcGCACAGCTGTACGACGTGGACGGCGAGGAGCCGCTGGACTCCGCCGCGATCCACATCTGTCAGTGCTGCCGCACCTCTGCCTGCTACTGGGGCTGCCGCTCAGCCTGCCTCGGCTCCCTGCTCGGCGGGGGCCAGCCCCTCGGAGGGGTTGGCATCCGGGAGACCCACTGCCCGCCCCGGGAGCAGCTGTGGCTGGACTGCCTCTGGATCATCCTCGCCCTCATCGTCTTCTTCTGGGACGTCGGCACGGACCTGTGCCTGGCGAACGAGTACTACCGGAGGCAGGACTACCTCTGGTTCGGCCTCACGCTCTTCTTCGTGCTGGTGCCCTCCGTGCTGGTGCAGATTCTGAGCTTCCGCTGGTTCGTGCAGGACTATACCGGCGGGGGgctcggggaggtggagggactGACCAAGCGGGGCGCGGTGGCCCTGGGGTGCTTGTATCCCGGGAGGGACCGCCTGCAGCTGGCCACCATCTGGCTGTGGCAGGCGACCATACACATCCTCCAGCTGGGACAAGTGTGGAG GTACATCAGGACTCTGTACCTGGGCATCATGTCGCGTCGGCAGAAGGAGCACCAGCGGCGCTGGTACTGGGCCATGATGTTCGAGTACGCGGACGTCAACATGCTGCGGCTGCTGGAGACGTTCCTGGAGTCCGCGCCTCAACTGGtcctgcagctctgcatcaTGATTCAGGAGAACCGGGCCGAGACGCTGCAGT GCATCTCCTCCCTGGGCTCCCTCCTGTCTCTCGCCTGGGTCCTGGCCTCCTACCACAAGCTGCTGCGGGACTCCCGCGACGACCAGCGCAGCATGAGCTACCGCGGGGCGCTGCTGCACCTCTTCTGGCGCCTCTTCACCATCTCGTCCCGCGTCCTCTCGCTCGCCCTCTTCGCCTCACTCTTCCACATCTACTTTGGCATCTTCGTGGTGGTGCACTGGTGCGCCATGGCCTTCTGGGTGGTGCACGGAGGCACCGACTTCTGCATGTCCAAGTGGGAGGAGGTGCTCTTCAACATGGTGGTCGGCATCGTCTACATCTTCTGCTGGTTTAACGTGAAGGAGGGCCGGACGCGGCACAGAATGGTGGTGTACTACATCGTGGTGCTGGCCGAGAACACCATCCTGACCGGCCTGTG GTACACCTACAGGGACCCGGCGTTGACCGACTCGTACGCCGTCCCGGCGCTCTGCGGCGTCTACCTGACGTTCGCCGGCGGCGTCCTGGTCATGCTGCTGTACTACGGCTTCCTGCACCCCGCCAGCGCCCACCTCCAGCCGAGCCCCGCCTCTTCCTGTTGCGCCCAGCTGCTCTGGGGTCTCCCCCTGCCCCCGTCGGCCCCGCCCACGGCCCCGCCCACCCCGGCCCACATGTCCAAGTCGCAGACAGACGAGGACGTGGCCGAGACGTGTCTTCCCGTCTTCCAGGTGAGGTCGGCGCCCATCACCTCCAAGCCAGAGGGCCCGCTCATAAAAATCGACATGCCCAGGAAGCGCTACCCGGCGTGGGACGCCCACTACGTGGACAGGCGGCTGCGGAGGACTATAAATATCCTGCAGTACATAACGCCGGCCGCGGTGGGCATTCGCTACCGGGACGGACCCCTGCTGTACGAACTGTTGCAGTACGAGTCCTCATTttga